In Haladaptatus paucihalophilus DX253, the following proteins share a genomic window:
- a CDS encoding ABC transporter permease, whose protein sequence is MSVLGTLDAALTYILSHFDTFLTLLREHLALVLVSVVLAIVVAIPLGVLATRNKQVKRVVMSVGNVAQTVPTLAIIALVFPLLGLGFLPSLVGLFTYALLPILTNTVAGLEDVDESTVAAARGMGMTENQILRKIKLPLALPVIFAGIRTSAVLNVGTAYLAFFIGGGGLGVWVITGISLFDTPQLLAGAIPGALLAIGLDLLFALIERRLGTNSAQTQTIATG, encoded by the coding sequence ATGAGCGTCCTCGGAACGCTCGATGCGGCGCTCACGTACATCCTCTCGCACTTCGATACGTTCCTCACGTTGTTGCGGGAGCACCTCGCGCTCGTCCTCGTGTCGGTCGTCCTCGCCATCGTCGTCGCTATTCCGTTGGGTGTCCTTGCCACCCGGAACAAGCAGGTGAAGCGGGTCGTGATGAGCGTCGGAAACGTCGCACAGACGGTGCCGACGCTCGCCATCATCGCGCTCGTGTTTCCCCTACTCGGCCTCGGGTTTCTCCCGTCGCTCGTCGGACTGTTCACCTACGCGCTGTTACCGATTCTCACGAACACGGTTGCTGGCCTCGAAGATGTGGACGAGAGCACGGTCGCGGCGGCCCGCGGCATGGGAATGACGGAGAACCAGATTTTGCGAAAGATCAAGTTGCCGCTCGCGCTTCCCGTCATCTTCGCCGGGATTCGGACGAGTGCCGTCCTCAACGTCGGCACCGCCTATCTCGCGTTCTTCATCGGCGGTGGCGGACTCGGGGTGTGGGTGATAACCGGCATCTCCCTCTTCGATACGCCACAACTCCTCGCCGGGGCGATTCCGGGCGCGCTGCTCGCCATCGGGTTGGACCTCCTCTTCGCGCTCATCGAACGACGGCTCGGGACGAATTCGGCCCAGACACAGACTATTGCGACCGGATAG
- a CDS encoding cobalamin-independent methionine synthase II family protein: MTENDDRIRTTHIGSLPRPPELLDLLTRRQDGETVDTDEWDSTVADATRDVVARQAEVGIDVANNGEQSRVSFNWYVADRLSGIEGKREQELWADLQEFPDYAEETFKTDVIDLSMHPIVTGPIEYTGQDEAEAELAGFRDALAATDADFEGTFVTSASPSVVTATHVNDYYDSYEEFLFAAADAMSEEYELVAETGMTLQIDAPELLTVGQTAAYAGESLEDIKGATRLHVEALNEALSNVPAEQVRLHTCWGSYEGPHHLDTDLVEMLPEIYEADITGLSIEQANPRHQHEYRAFAEHPVPDGWTLIPGVVDVKTNIIDHPETIADRLERVADEVDDATPLVAAPDCGFGTQAGLGMVSPEIAWAKLEALVEGAEIATERIDG; this comes from the coding sequence ATGACCGAAAATGACGACCGGATTCGCACGACGCACATCGGAAGCCTACCTCGACCTCCGGAGCTGCTGGACCTACTTACGAGACGTCAGGACGGGGAAACCGTCGACACCGACGAGTGGGATTCGACCGTCGCGGACGCGACCCGCGATGTCGTTGCGCGACAGGCCGAGGTCGGTATCGACGTCGCTAACAACGGCGAACAGTCCCGCGTTTCGTTCAACTGGTACGTCGCGGACCGCCTGAGCGGCATCGAGGGGAAGCGCGAACAGGAACTCTGGGCGGACCTGCAGGAGTTCCCCGACTACGCCGAAGAGACGTTCAAAACGGACGTCATCGACCTCTCGATGCACCCCATCGTCACCGGTCCGATCGAGTACACGGGCCAGGACGAGGCGGAAGCCGAACTCGCGGGGTTCCGCGACGCGCTCGCGGCCACCGACGCCGATTTCGAGGGGACGTTCGTGACCTCGGCGTCGCCGAGCGTCGTCACCGCCACGCACGTCAACGACTACTACGACTCCTACGAGGAGTTCCTCTTCGCCGCCGCGGACGCGATGTCCGAGGAGTACGAACTCGTCGCCGAGACCGGAATGACCCTCCAGATCGACGCCCCCGAACTCCTCACCGTCGGTCAGACGGCGGCGTACGCGGGCGAATCCCTTGAGGACATCAAAGGGGCGACGCGACTCCACGTTGAGGCGCTCAACGAGGCGCTGTCGAACGTCCCGGCGGAGCAGGTTCGGCTTCACACCTGTTGGGGGAGCTACGAGGGACCCCACCATCTCGATACGGATTTGGTCGAAATGCTCCCGGAAATCTACGAAGCCGATATCACCGGGCTCAGCATCGAGCAGGCGAACCCCCGCCACCAGCACGAGTACCGCGCGTTCGCCGAACACCCGGTTCCCGACGGTTGGACGCTGATTCCGGGCGTCGTCGACGTGAAAACGAACATCATCGACCATCCCGAGACCATCGCTGACCGCCTCGAACGGGTCGCCGATGAGGTCGACGACGCGACGCCGCTGGTCGCCGCGCCCGACTGTGGCTTCGGTACGCAGGCCGGACTCGGAATGGTGAGCCCCGAGATAGCGTGGGCAAAACTGGAGGCACTCGTCGAAGGTGCCGAAATCGCGACCGAGCGTATCGACGGGTGA
- a CDS encoding ABC transporter permease, whose amino-acid sequence MFESHLALSHAVTPLALESYVEYLSKNQSLLWELLINHIIVVIDSVWLAVVIGVPLGILATFDDRLGKAILWTAGMLMTVPSIALFGLLIPLVGIGKIPVVIALVLYAQLPIVRNTYVGLTQVDSATIEAGRGMGMTRRQRLQRIQLPQAIPVIMAGVRNAVVILIGIAAIGAFIGANNLGDPIFSGISEAYPAAIVVSTVAVSLLALAFDYGFGVLEQLFRLRNGEDVEQALATRIIRRSIA is encoded by the coding sequence ATGTTCGAAAGTCACCTCGCACTCTCGCACGCGGTCACACCGCTCGCGCTCGAAAGTTACGTGGAGTATCTCTCGAAGAACCAATCGCTCCTCTGGGAGCTACTCATCAATCACATCATCGTCGTCATTGACTCGGTGTGGCTCGCGGTGGTCATCGGCGTGCCGCTCGGAATCCTCGCCACGTTCGACGACCGGCTCGGCAAGGCCATTCTCTGGACCGCGGGGATGCTCATGACGGTGCCGAGCATCGCCCTGTTCGGCCTGCTCATCCCCCTCGTCGGCATCGGGAAGATACCGGTCGTCATCGCGCTGGTTCTCTACGCACAGCTACCCATCGTTCGGAACACGTACGTCGGTCTCACGCAGGTCGATTCCGCGACCATCGAAGCCGGTCGTGGGATGGGTATGACCCGACGACAGCGCCTCCAGCGTATCCAACTTCCCCAAGCGATACCCGTCATCATGGCTGGCGTCCGCAACGCGGTCGTCATCCTCATCGGTATCGCCGCAATCGGCGCGTTCATCGGGGCGAACAACCTCGGGGACCCGATTTTCAGCGGTATCAGCGAGGCCTATCCGGCGGCAATCGTCGTCTCGACTGTGGCGGTCTCGCTGCTCGCACTCGCGTTCGACTACGGTTTCGGCGTGCTGGAACAGCTGTTCCGGCTTCGAAACGGAGAGGACGTTGAACAGGCGCTCGCCACGCGCATCATTCGGCGGTCGATAGCATGA
- a CDS encoding DsbA family protein, with translation MKSVSAATLGLGVVGTANATPSVGGVPVPDDTDDLTYATMGTDADNQTATVFGNFKCPYTQNFVNNNLRDVIDEYVTTGQLNVEFRALAYQPPGTTSHGSSTYYISSSDPRISEVALSAWNERPAEYWDFFEMMFQELVSGTVTYGEMRNHLESAGVGDRSEIIGDAKGGDYDSAVERTADVAGTVDVSFTPTFELDGDTTAPHHDTDSLLDWIDSRLTGSSSSDASSSSTKERTITIDGTGTERWSEYELTVDGTVDKSTAMGASKDWSDKLSGTTVNGKVGPWRDSYTITGEITHFSIDDGAVVYRDGERVEPHRLG, from the coding sequence ATGAAATCAGTATCTGCGGCAACACTCGGGCTCGGGGTGGTCGGAACCGCGAACGCAACACCGTCCGTCGGCGGGGTGCCGGTTCCGGACGATACGGACGACCTCACGTACGCGACGATGGGAACGGATGCAGACAACCAGACGGCGACCGTCTTTGGCAACTTCAAGTGTCCGTACACGCAGAATTTCGTCAACAACAACCTCAGGGACGTTATCGACGAGTACGTCACCACGGGCCAGCTCAACGTCGAGTTTCGCGCGCTCGCCTATCAGCCGCCGGGAACGACCTCCCACGGCTCATCGACCTACTATATTTCCAGCAGCGACCCACGGATTTCGGAAGTCGCACTGAGTGCGTGGAACGAGCGTCCTGCCGAGTACTGGGATTTCTTCGAGATGATGTTCCAGGAACTCGTCTCGGGGACGGTCACGTACGGAGAGATGCGGAACCATCTCGAATCGGCAGGCGTCGGCGACCGCTCCGAAATCATCGGTGACGCGAAGGGTGGGGACTACGACAGCGCAGTCGAGCGAACGGCCGACGTCGCCGGTACCGTGGACGTCTCGTTCACCCCGACGTTCGAACTCGATGGGGATACGACGGCCCCGCACCACGACACGGATTCTCTCCTCGATTGGATCGACTCCCGTCTCACCGGATCCTCGTCTTCCGACGCTTCGTCTTCGTCAACGAAAGAAAGGACGATCACCATCGACGGAACCGGGACGGAACGATGGAGCGAGTACGAACTCACCGTGGACGGAACGGTCGATAAGAGCACGGCGATGGGCGCCTCGAAGGACTGGTCCGACAAACTCTCGGGGACGACCGTCAACGGCAAAGTCGGCCCCTGGCGGGACAGTTACACCATCACGGGAGAGATCACCCACTTCAGCATCGACGACGGTGCAGTCGTCTACCGAGACGGCGAGAGAGTCGAACCCCACCGTCTCGGATAG
- a CDS encoding ABC transporter ATP-binding protein: protein MITFENVTKVYPDETVAIEDITFEVERGTTTVFVGPSGCGKTTTMTLVNRLEEPTEGTVYYDGTDIQELEKVELRRDIGYVIQEIGLFDHMTVGENVATVPELRGWDEDRIDGRVDELLELMGLQPATYRDQYPSALSGGQQQRVGVARALAADPDVILMDEPFGALDPITRAELQDEFLEIQERIDTTILFVTHDINEALKMGDKIAVFDVGELVQYGTPREILENPANDFVREFIGDNRALKELQITRVEEIMRPATVDREPQAAAVDGGTSDAEAASVADVHVSPTDSAEVALSRMIETDTEALRVVEDGDVVGRVTERDIRDYRSMTEVGA from the coding sequence ATGATCACATTCGAGAACGTCACGAAGGTGTACCCGGACGAAACGGTCGCAATCGAGGACATCACGTTCGAGGTCGAGCGAGGGACGACGACGGTCTTCGTCGGACCTTCCGGCTGCGGGAAGACGACGACGATGACGTTGGTCAATCGACTCGAAGAACCAACCGAAGGGACGGTCTACTACGACGGAACGGACATCCAAGAGTTGGAGAAGGTCGAGCTACGACGGGACATCGGCTACGTCATTCAGGAGATCGGGTTGTTCGACCACATGACCGTCGGCGAGAACGTCGCGACGGTGCCCGAACTTCGGGGATGGGACGAAGACCGAATCGACGGCCGCGTCGACGAACTCCTCGAACTGATGGGTCTTCAACCCGCGACGTACCGCGACCAGTACCCTTCAGCCCTGTCCGGCGGGCAACAGCAACGGGTCGGCGTCGCGCGTGCCCTCGCCGCCGACCCGGACGTGATTTTGATGGACGAACCGTTCGGCGCACTCGACCCCATCACCCGGGCCGAACTGCAGGACGAGTTCCTCGAAATTCAGGAGCGCATCGATACGACCATTCTCTTCGTCACACACGACATCAACGAGGCGTTGAAGATGGGCGATAAAATCGCGGTCTTCGACGTCGGCGAACTCGTCCAGTACGGAACGCCGCGGGAGATATTGGAGAACCCCGCGAACGACTTCGTTAGGGAGTTCATCGGCGACAATCGGGCGCTCAAGGAGTTGCAGATAACCCGCGTCGAGGAAATCATGCGACCGGCAACGGTCGACAGGGAACCGCAGGCGGCCGCGGTCGACGGCGGCACGTCGGACGCCGAGGCGGCGTCGGTTGCTGACGTTCACGTGTCGCCGACCGATAGCGCCGAGGTGGCGCTCTCTCGAATGATAGAAACGGACACCGAAGCTCTCCGTGTGGTCGAGGACGGCGATGTCGTGGGACGAGTCACCGAACGGGACATCCGAGACTACCGGTCTATGACCGAGGTGGGTGCGTAA
- a CDS encoding glycine betaine ABC transporter substrate-binding protein: protein MPQSVTRRRFLAAGGGLAATAGIGGLSGCLTLATELGGGSVKVSSKRFTEQEVLGYIAYEALSANTDLNVTDQVGLGGTTTNFRALDTDEVQLYWEYTGTAWQTLPPQHDTVISDPEKLYRKVKAEFEQKHGLTFLQRAQLNNTYVILANPDWAKKTGVETLSDFAQFLQNGGSNLTVALNAEFQSRADGWPGLSEHYGFADDLGNVTVNNIGSGLLYQVIGKGSADVGVGFNTDPRILQFGLRVLTDDKGYFPVYNAAPLVDSETLENHPSIRSLLNAASDGLTTDVMRRLNKQVAIEKKNPQTVAKEYLQRKEVI from the coding sequence ATGCCACAGTCAGTCACACGACGAAGGTTCCTCGCGGCAGGAGGTGGTCTCGCCGCTACTGCCGGTATCGGGGGGCTTTCGGGCTGTCTCACCCTCGCCACCGAACTCGGAGGAGGGTCGGTCAAAGTCAGCTCCAAGCGATTCACCGAACAGGAGGTTCTGGGCTACATCGCGTACGAGGCGCTCTCCGCGAACACCGACTTGAACGTCACCGACCAGGTCGGTCTCGGTGGAACGACGACGAACTTTCGTGCCCTCGACACCGACGAGGTACAGTTGTATTGGGAGTACACCGGGACGGCGTGGCAGACGCTCCCGCCCCAACACGACACGGTTATCTCCGACCCCGAGAAGCTCTACCGAAAGGTGAAGGCGGAGTTCGAGCAGAAACACGGGCTGACGTTTCTTCAGCGTGCACAGCTCAACAACACGTACGTCATCCTGGCGAACCCGGACTGGGCGAAGAAGACGGGCGTCGAAACCCTCTCCGACTTCGCGCAGTTCCTCCAGAACGGCGGTTCGAACCTCACGGTCGCGCTGAACGCCGAGTTCCAGAGTCGGGCCGACGGCTGGCCGGGACTGAGCGAGCATTACGGGTTCGCGGACGACCTCGGGAACGTCACCGTGAACAACATCGGCTCCGGCCTGTTGTACCAAGTCATCGGAAAGGGGTCTGCCGACGTCGGCGTCGGCTTCAACACCGACCCACGAATCCTCCAGTTCGGTCTCCGCGTACTCACCGACGACAAGGGATATTTCCCGGTCTACAACGCGGCTCCGTTGGTGGACAGCGAGACGTTGGAGAACCACCCGTCGATTCGATCCCTCCTGAACGCGGCCAGCGACGGGCTCACGACCGACGTGATGCGACGCCTCAACAAGCAGGTGGCCATCGAGAAGAAGAACCCACAGACGGTCGCGAAAGAGTATCTGCAGCGAAAGGAGGTCATCTAA
- a CDS encoding universal stress protein, whose protein sequence is MSETILLPLRNYRPWAEAVAGAAAAVESSDVTALLLHVFDEEERASTRANIDDDGSMTVDDLAARKSGIVAAREILQDAGVSVEVRGREQVETTADSILTVSDEADVDRLYLYGRKRSPTGKAVFGSTLQRVLLNATVPVTVVPSNVTG, encoded by the coding sequence ATGAGCGAGACGATACTGCTCCCCTTGCGCAATTACCGACCGTGGGCGGAAGCCGTCGCGGGTGCCGCTGCAGCCGTCGAATCGAGTGACGTGACCGCCCTCCTACTCCACGTGTTTGACGAGGAGGAACGGGCTTCGACGCGGGCGAACATCGACGACGACGGTTCGATGACGGTGGACGACCTCGCGGCTCGAAAGTCGGGAATCGTGGCGGCGCGTGAAATCCTCCAAGACGCGGGCGTGTCCGTCGAAGTCCGAGGACGGGAACAGGTGGAGACTACGGCGGACAGCATTCTCACCGTCTCCGACGAAGCGGACGTGGACCGCCTGTATCTCTACGGGAGAAAGCGCAGTCCGACCGGAAAGGCGGTGTTCGGGAGTACGCTTCAGCGAGTACTGCTCAACGCCACCGTTCCGGTCACCGTCGTTCCGTCGAACGTGACCGGGTGA